From one Pontibacillus sp. HMF3514 genomic stretch:
- the pyc gene encoding pyruvate carboxylase: protein MGEIKKINKVLVANRGEIAIRVFRACTELDIRTVAVYSREDSGSYHRYKADEAYLIGEGKKPIDAYLDIEGIIETAKSVGVDAIHPGYGFLSENIHFARRCEEEGITFIGPTSEHLNMFGDKVKARYQAVDAGIPVIPGTDGPVSDFEEVQAFGEKHGYPLMIKAALGGGGRGMRIVRSEASLKEGYDRAKSEAKAAFGNDDVYVEKLVENPKHIEVQILGDEDGNIVHLYERDCSVQRRHQKVVEVAPSVSLDEKVREDICDAAVQLMNNVKYLNAGTVEFLVSGDEFFFIEVNPRVQVEHTITELITGIDIVQTQILIAQGHNLFEQPVGIPQQADIRTHGYAIQSRVTTEDPLNNFMPDTGKIMAYRTGGGFGVRLDAGNGYQGAVISPYYDSLLVKVSTWALSFEQAANKMVRNLKEFRIRGIKTNIPFLENVILHSSFLTGSYDTTFIDQTPELFVFPKRKDRGTKMLSYIGSTTINGFQGVENKKKPALNKPRFPEVKYSEEIPRGTKQLLDEQGPDAVAKWMKEQKEVLYTDTTFRDAHQSLLATRFRTKDLENIAEPTARMLPDLFSVEMWGGATFDVSYRFLKEDPWQRLLHLREKMPNVLFQMLLRASNAVGYKNYPDNLIKEFVEKSANAGIDVFRIFDSLNWVKGMTLTIDSVRQSGKIAEATMCYTGDILDPSRPKYDLNYYKNLAKELENAGSHVLGIKDMAGVMKPEAAYQLISTLKESVDIPIHLHTHDTSGNGIFTYARAIEAGVDAVDVAASTMSGLTSQPSATSLYYALEGNERKPNIDVRAYEDLGLYWHDVRQYYQDFESGMMAPNSEVYEHEMPGGQYSNLQQQAKAVGLESRWDEVKKMYRRVNDMFGDVVKVTPSSKVVGDMALFMVQNDLTEDDVYEKGETIDFPDSVIEFFEGYLGQPYQGFPQELQRIVLKGKKPITERPGELLDPVDFNDLKETLFHKLDRQVTSFDMITYALYPKVFMDYHQFYEQYGDMSVLDTLTFFYGMRLGEEIEVEIEQGKTLIVKLVSIGEAQPDGNRVVYFELNGQPREVIVKDESIKASVEERPKVDKNNEKHIGATMPGTVVKVIAEKGEKVKKGDHLMITEAMKMETTVQAPFDGKVKDIYVKNNEAIHVGDLLIEFE, encoded by the coding sequence ATGGGTGAGATAAAAAAGATTAACAAAGTATTAGTAGCAAATCGCGGTGAAATTGCAATACGTGTATTCCGTGCTTGTACAGAATTAGATATACGTACAGTTGCCGTTTATTCAAGAGAGGACTCTGGTTCATATCATCGCTATAAAGCGGATGAGGCATACTTAATTGGAGAAGGAAAAAAGCCAATTGATGCCTATTTAGATATTGAGGGTATTATTGAAACAGCCAAAAGTGTTGGTGTAGATGCCATCCACCCTGGTTATGGGTTCTTATCAGAGAATATTCACTTTGCCCGTCGATGTGAAGAAGAAGGAATAACGTTCATCGGACCAACAAGTGAACACTTAAATATGTTTGGTGATAAGGTTAAAGCGAGATATCAAGCTGTTGATGCTGGCATACCAGTAATCCCTGGTACAGATGGACCTGTATCTGATTTTGAAGAGGTACAAGCATTTGGGGAGAAACACGGCTATCCACTAATGATTAAAGCTGCACTTGGAGGCGGTGGTCGTGGTATGCGTATCGTCCGTAGTGAAGCTTCATTAAAAGAAGGATATGATCGTGCGAAATCAGAAGCAAAAGCAGCTTTTGGTAACGATGATGTATATGTAGAGAAACTTGTAGAGAACCCAAAACATATTGAAGTTCAAATCTTAGGGGATGAGGATGGAAACATTGTCCACCTTTACGAACGTGATTGTTCTGTACAAAGACGTCACCAAAAAGTAGTGGAAGTGGCACCGAGCGTTTCACTTGATGAGAAGGTACGTGAAGATATCTGTGATGCAGCTGTTCAGCTCATGAATAACGTGAAATACTTAAATGCTGGTACAGTGGAATTTCTAGTCTCAGGCGATGAGTTCTTCTTTATTGAAGTAAATCCACGTGTTCAGGTTGAGCATACGATTACAGAGCTTATTACAGGTATTGATATTGTTCAGACTCAAATTTTAATTGCCCAAGGTCACAACCTTTTTGAACAACCAGTAGGTATTCCTCAGCAAGCTGATATTCGTACACATGGTTATGCTATTCAATCACGTGTGACAACTGAAGATCCGCTGAATAACTTTATGCCAGACACTGGTAAGATTATGGCTTATCGTACAGGTGGTGGATTTGGTGTACGCTTAGATGCAGGAAATGGGTATCAGGGAGCGGTTATATCTCCTTACTACGATTCCTTACTCGTTAAAGTTAGCACATGGGCTTTAAGCTTTGAGCAAGCAGCGAACAAAATGGTCCGTAACTTAAAGGAATTCCGTATCCGAGGTATTAAAACGAACATTCCTTTCTTAGAAAATGTAATTCTACATTCAAGTTTCTTAACGGGAAGTTATGATACAACATTTATTGATCAAACTCCTGAATTATTTGTATTTCCTAAGCGTAAAGACCGGGGAACAAAAATGTTATCCTACATAGGTTCCACAACGATTAATGGGTTCCAGGGTGTAGAGAATAAGAAGAAACCAGCACTGAATAAGCCTAGATTCCCTGAAGTAAAGTACTCTGAAGAAATTCCTCGAGGGACAAAACAGTTGCTTGATGAGCAGGGTCCAGATGCGGTAGCCAAGTGGATGAAAGAGCAAAAAGAAGTGCTTTACACGGATACAACATTCCGTGATGCACACCAGTCTTTATTGGCAACACGCTTTCGTACAAAGGATTTAGAGAACATTGCTGAACCAACTGCTCGCATGCTTCCTGACCTGTTCTCAGTAGAGATGTGGGGCGGAGCTACGTTTGATGTATCGTACCGATTCTTAAAGGAAGATCCATGGCAACGCCTTCTTCATTTACGTGAAAAGATGCCTAACGTATTATTCCAAATGCTACTACGTGCTAGCAATGCAGTAGGTTATAAAAACTACCCGGACAATCTGATTAAAGAGTTTGTTGAAAAGAGTGCCAACGCAGGCATTGATGTATTCCGTATTTTTGACAGTTTAAACTGGGTTAAGGGGATGACCCTGACGATTGATTCTGTTCGCCAAAGCGGAAAAATAGCAGAAGCGACGATGTGTTATACAGGAGACATCTTAGATCCATCTCGTCCGAAATATGATCTTAATTATTATAAAAACCTTGCAAAGGAACTTGAAAATGCAGGTTCACATGTCTTAGGAATTAAAGATATGGCTGGTGTAATGAAGCCAGAGGCGGCTTATCAATTAATATCAACACTAAAAGAATCAGTTGATATACCAATCCACCTTCATACTCATGATACAAGTGGTAACGGAATCTTCACTTATGCAAGAGCCATTGAAGCAGGGGTAGATGCCGTTGACGTAGCAGCTAGTACAATGTCAGGGCTTACATCCCAACCAAGTGCTACAAGCTTGTATTATGCGTTAGAAGGCAATGAGCGTAAGCCAAATATAGATGTACGAGCTTATGAAGACCTTGGACTCTATTGGCATGATGTTCGTCAATATTATCAGGATTTTGAAAGCGGCATGATGGCGCCTAATTCTGAAGTGTACGAACACGAAATGCCTGGTGGACAATATAGTAACTTACAACAACAAGCTAAAGCTGTCGGCCTAGAAAGCCGTTGGGATGAAGTGAAAAAAATGTATCGCCGTGTAAACGATATGTTTGGTGATGTAGTGAAAGTAACACCATCCTCCAAAGTAGTTGGAGATATGGCTCTATTCATGGTTCAGAATGACCTTACTGAAGATGATGTGTATGAAAAAGGTGAAACGATTGATTTCCCTGACTCTGTTATCGAATTCTTTGAAGGTTACCTCGGTCAACCATACCAAGGCTTCCCTCAAGAGCTTCAACGCATTGTCTTAAAAGGGAAAAAGCCAATTACAGAACGACCAGGAGAGCTACTAGACCCTGTAGACTTTAATGATCTTAAAGAAACGCTATTCCATAAACTTGATCGCCAAGTCACAAGCTTTGATATGATCACCTACGCATTATATCCAAAAGTCTTTATGGACTATCATCAGTTCTACGAGCAGTATGGTGATATGTCTGTTCTTGATACGCTTACCTTCTTCTATGGCATGCGCTTAGGTGAAGAAATTGAAGTGGAGATTGAGCAAGGTAAAACCCTTATCGTAAAACTTGTATCAATTGGCGAAGCTCAACCCGATGGTAATCGTGTGGTGTACTTTGAGCTAAACGGCCAACCACGTGAAGTCATTGTGAAGGACGAAAGCATTAAAGCGTCTGTTGAAGAGCGTCCAAAAGTTGATAAGAACAATGAAAAACACATTGGTGCAACAATGCCAGGTACAGTGGTTAAAGTAATTGCTGAAAAAGGAGAAAAAGTGAAGAAGGGTGACCACCTCATGATTACAGAAGCCATGAAGATGGAAACCACTGTTCAAGCTCCTTTTGATGGTAAAGTGAAAGATATTTATGTGAAAAACAATGAAGCCATACATGTGGGTGACTTGTTAATCGAATTTGAATAA
- a CDS encoding heme A synthase gives MIKLLKWLSVLSSLGMLFVLIGGALVTKTESGMGCGKSWPLCHGEIIPSNITMELVIELSHRLVSGGVGFLVLLLSILAWRKLGHVRETKLLSFLSLFFLVLQGLIGAAAVKWGQSDFVLAMHFGISLISFASIFLLTLLIFEVDQKFDATSLYIKRKHRKGFYALTIYTLMVVYTGALVRHVNASLVCGGWPFCNNEYPLKFGYFNFLQWVQMGHRLAAGLIFVWVIIQFVIIRKSYSHSKIMSGGWSIALLLITIQVILGAMIVFTSLNLFVALLHALVIACFFSLLCYYVLLSSRSARADKRDR, from the coding sequence ATGATAAAATTATTAAAATGGCTTTCTGTACTGTCTTCTTTAGGAATGCTATTTGTCCTTATAGGTGGAGCGCTGGTAACGAAGACTGAATCAGGAATGGGCTGCGGTAAAAGTTGGCCTTTATGCCACGGTGAGATTATTCCATCAAATATTACAATGGAATTAGTCATCGAATTAAGTCACCGGTTAGTATCGGGAGGAGTAGGCTTTTTAGTCCTATTGCTTTCCATATTGGCATGGAGAAAACTCGGACATGTAAGAGAAACAAAGCTCCTCTCATTTCTATCGTTGTTTTTCTTAGTATTACAAGGACTTATTGGAGCTGCCGCAGTAAAATGGGGTCAATCTGACTTTGTATTAGCAATGCATTTTGGAATTTCCCTAATCTCTTTTGCATCTATCTTTCTATTGACCTTACTGATATTTGAAGTCGATCAAAAATTTGATGCAACGTCATTATATATAAAAAGAAAACACCGCAAAGGATTCTATGCCTTAACCATATATACACTAATGGTCGTTTATACAGGTGCATTAGTACGGCATGTGAATGCAAGTCTCGTATGCGGTGGATGGCCTTTTTGTAATAATGAATACCCATTAAAATTCGGATACTTTAACTTCTTACAATGGGTTCAAATGGGTCACCGCCTAGCTGCAGGACTCATATTTGTTTGGGTTATTATTCAATTCGTTATCATCCGTAAATCCTATTCGCATAGTAAGATCATGTCGGGTGGATGGTCAATTGCCCTCCTCCTTATAACCATTCAAGTGATTCTAGGTGCTATGATCGTATTTACATCATTAAATCTATTCGTAGCCCTCCTACACGCACTTGTTATTGCATGCTTTTTCAGCTTACTATGTTACTATGTACTCCTATCTTCAAGAAGTGCACGTGCTGACAAAAGAGATCGATAG
- the cyoE gene encoding heme o synthase, with protein sequence MNNPRTMESTSQVMKHSTKEEATHTTLWADILSLIKIGIINSNLMTTFAGFWLALHFTGLNFFNYWQEFLLVMVGTGLVIAGGCIINNYYDRDIDQVMSRTQSRPTVTGNIALKHILIMGIGATIIGIILVSLTSLVAGLISTFGWFVYVVLYTMWSKRKYTINTVVGSFSGAVPPLIGWAALDPSLQHPVAWGLFFIMFIWQTPHFLALAMKKTEEYREAGIPMLPVVHGFSITKRQIIIYVACLLPLPFYLHSLGTIFLIVASLLTIGWFVIGVAGFFMKNELKWATWMFVYSLNYLTILFVAMVVATLPNPF encoded by the coding sequence ATGAATAATCCAAGAACTATGGAATCAACGTCTCAAGTGATGAAGCACTCGACCAAAGAGGAAGCAACCCACACTACGTTATGGGCAGACATCCTCTCATTAATAAAAATAGGTATAATTAATTCTAATTTGATGACCACCTTTGCCGGGTTCTGGTTAGCCCTGCATTTTACAGGCTTAAACTTTTTTAATTATTGGCAGGAATTTTTATTGGTGATGGTCGGTACAGGCTTAGTCATTGCAGGTGGGTGTATTATTAATAACTATTATGATCGAGATATTGATCAAGTTATGTCACGTACACAGAGTCGACCTACAGTGACAGGAAATATCGCTTTAAAGCATATCCTTATAATGGGGATAGGTGCTACAATAATAGGTATCATTCTTGTATCATTAACCAGTTTAGTTGCCGGTCTAATCAGCACTTTCGGTTGGTTTGTATATGTTGTCTTGTACACGATGTGGAGCAAGCGTAAATATACAATCAACACAGTTGTGGGAAGTTTCTCTGGTGCTGTTCCTCCATTAATTGGTTGGGCTGCACTTGATCCTTCCTTACAGCACCCAGTTGCATGGGGACTCTTTTTCATTATGTTTATTTGGCAAACACCACATTTTCTAGCCTTAGCAATGAAAAAGACAGAGGAATATCGTGAAGCTGGAATTCCAATGCTTCCCGTAGTCCATGGTTTCTCTATCACAAAGAGACAAATTATTATTTATGTAGCTTGTTTACTTCCGCTACCGTTTTATTTGCATTCACTAGGAACAATCTTTTTAATTGTTGCTTCTTTATTAACTATAGGGTGGTTTGTTATTGGTGTTGCGGGATTCTTTATGAAGAATGAACTTAAATGGGCAACATGGATGTTTGTTTATTCCTTGAACTATTTGACCATTTTATTTGTAGCGATGGTTGTAGCAACGTTACCAAATCCATTTTAA
- the coxB gene encoding cytochrome c oxidase subunit II, which produces MKGWVSKSRILFLLSSLMLVLAGCGKSNLTALEPKGEGADAIFDLMMLSVIIMVFVGVVVMAIYFFVLIRFRQKKGQEDFIPKQTEGNHFLEVLWTVIPILLLVILAVPTVQKTFMLADTTPAEEDKEDAITIEVTGKQYWWHYNYNGQKIQTSQDLYIPTGERVYLKLNASDVIHSYWVPTISGKMDTNPGENTNEMFLHAYEEGVYYGKCAELCGPSHSLMDFKVIAVSPEEFDQWVSDMQNVDTDATPESESAQRGKELFTEKSCIGCHAVGAGGGASTGPNLANFGDRAKLVGYKENTKENLVTWLLDPEKFKPGNKMTGKYGNGNPVNPISEKEASQIADYLLQLKPSEITPEDAKSSDSTSEEEK; this is translated from the coding sequence ATGAAAGGATGGGTGAGTAAATCCCGTATTCTGTTTCTATTAAGCTCATTAATGCTTGTATTAGCAGGGTGTGGTAAATCAAACCTTACAGCCTTAGAGCCTAAAGGCGAAGGCGCCGATGCTATTTTTGACCTTATGATGTTAAGCGTTATCATAATGGTATTCGTTGGTGTTGTCGTTATGGCTATTTACTTTTTTGTACTTATCCGTTTTCGACAGAAGAAAGGCCAAGAAGACTTTATTCCAAAGCAAACAGAGGGGAATCATTTTCTTGAGGTTCTTTGGACAGTTATTCCAATCTTGCTATTAGTGATTCTAGCAGTTCCAACTGTTCAGAAAACATTTATGTTAGCAGATACGACTCCTGCTGAGGAGGATAAGGAAGATGCCATAACAATTGAGGTTACTGGTAAACAGTACTGGTGGCATTATAATTATAATGGTCAAAAGATCCAGACGAGTCAGGATCTCTATATCCCTACGGGAGAACGCGTATACTTAAAATTAAATGCTAGTGATGTTATCCACTCTTACTGGGTTCCAACGATCTCAGGGAAAATGGATACGAACCCTGGCGAAAACACGAATGAAATGTTCCTGCATGCTTATGAAGAAGGCGTTTACTATGGTAAATGTGCCGAGCTTTGCGGACCATCTCACTCTTTAATGGACTTTAAGGTAATTGCAGTTAGCCCAGAAGAATTTGATCAATGGGTAAGCGACATGCAAAATGTTGATACTGACGCAACACCTGAGTCTGAATCAGCTCAAAGAGGTAAAGAACTATTCACTGAAAAGTCTTGTATTGGATGTCACGCAGTTGGAGCCGGAGGCGGTGCTAGCACTGGACCTAACTTGGCAAACTTTGGTGATAGAGCTAAGCTAGTAGGTTACAAAGAAAATACGAAAGAAAACCTTGTAACATGGTTACTTGATCCGGAGAAATTTAAGCCAGGTAACAAAATGACTGGTAAATACGGAAATGGTAATCCAGTTAACCCAATTTCTGAAAAAGAAGCAAGTCAAATTGCAGATTACTTATTACAACTTAAACCTTCAGAAATCACACCGGAAGATGCAAAATCTTCTGATTCGACATCTGAAGAAGAGAAATAA
- the ctaD gene encoding cytochrome c oxidase subunit I — protein sequence MSTATAQKKGFGAVLWDYLTTVDHKKIAILYLVSGGIFFLAGGLEALLIRIQLMVPDNNFVSSGMYNQLITMHGTTMIFLAAMPFIFALMNIAVPLQIGARDVAFPFLNSLGFWLFFFGGVLLNLSWFTGAPDAGWTAYAPLSTTSPGHGMDFYVLGLQISGAGTLIGGINFLVTIINMRAPGMTYMRMPLFTWTALVTSVLILFAFPALTVGLFLMMFDRLFGAGFFDPTMGGNHVIWEHLFWIFGHPEVYILVLPIFGLFSDIISTFSKKRLFGYSAMVFATVLIGFLGFMVWAHHMFTTGLGPIANSIFAIATMAIAVPTGIKIFNWLFTMWGGSIRMTAAMLWTVAFIPSFTLGGFTGVMLAAAAADYQYHDTYFVVAHFHYVIVGGVVFGVFAGLHYWWPKMFGKILDEKLGKLAFWPFFVGFHLTFFVQHFLGLMGMPRRYWVFHSGDGLDLGNLISTIGAFFMTIGSIIFLYNVIVTSIKGEKASADPWDARTLEWSIPSPPPFYNFKQTPLVRGLDPLWVEKRQGNGKMTPAEPLGDIHMPNNSFIPFMISLGSFVMGYGLIYQVDDSRWLFVAIAGLLITLGSMFVRSVKDDLGYHIHKEDLEEKGAGSE from the coding sequence GTGAGTACAGCGACTGCGCAAAAGAAGGGCTTTGGCGCTGTCTTATGGGATTATTTAACCACCGTGGATCACAAGAAAATTGCGATTCTTTACTTAGTTTCCGGTGGTATCTTTTTCCTAGCGGGCGGACTCGAAGCATTACTGATTCGTATTCAGCTTATGGTACCAGATAACAACTTTGTATCATCTGGTATGTATAACCAATTGATTACAATGCACGGTACAACGATGATATTCCTGGCAGCCATGCCATTTATATTTGCATTAATGAACATAGCAGTACCATTACAAATTGGTGCGCGTGACGTAGCGTTTCCATTTTTAAACTCACTAGGGTTTTGGTTATTCTTCTTCGGAGGGGTATTACTTAACCTTTCTTGGTTCACTGGTGCACCTGACGCTGGTTGGACTGCTTATGCACCACTATCAACCACATCTCCTGGTCATGGTATGGACTTCTATGTATTAGGTCTACAGATATCTGGTGCAGGTACATTAATCGGGGGAATTAACTTCCTCGTAACCATTATCAATATGCGTGCCCCAGGTATGACATATATGCGTATGCCACTATTCACATGGACTGCGCTAGTTACAAGTGTACTTATTCTATTTGCTTTCCCAGCATTAACTGTTGGATTATTCTTAATGATGTTTGATCGTCTATTCGGCGCTGGATTCTTCGATCCAACGATGGGTGGTAACCATGTAATTTGGGAGCACTTATTCTGGATCTTTGGACACCCAGAAGTGTACATCCTTGTACTACCGATCTTTGGACTATTCAGTGACATTATTTCTACATTCTCTAAGAAACGTCTATTTGGTTATTCCGCAATGGTATTTGCGACAGTACTTATTGGTTTCTTAGGATTCATGGTTTGGGCTCACCACATGTTCACAACAGGACTCGGCCCAATTGCAAACTCTATCTTTGCGATTGCAACAATGGCAATTGCCGTACCTACAGGTATTAAGATCTTTAACTGGCTCTTTACAATGTGGGGCGGTTCGATCCGCATGACAGCAGCAATGCTTTGGACTGTAGCCTTTATCCCATCATTTACACTTGGTGGATTTACAGGAGTTATGCTTGCAGCAGCTGCAGCTGACTATCAGTACCATGATACGTACTTTGTTGTTGCACACTTCCACTACGTTATCGTTGGAGGTGTAGTATTTGGTGTATTTGCAGGATTACATTACTGGTGGCCGAAAATGTTTGGTAAAATCCTTGATGAGAAACTTGGTAAACTTGCATTCTGGCCATTCTTTGTTGGGTTCCACCTAACATTCTTTGTTCAGCACTTCCTAGGTTTAATGGGTATGCCACGTCGTTACTGGGTATTCCACTCTGGTGATGGCTTGGATCTTGGAAACTTGATCAGTACAATTGGTGCATTCTTTATGACAATTGGATCGATCATTTTCCTTTACAACGTAATTGTCACATCGATTAAAGGTGAAAAAGCAAGTGCAGACCCATGGGATGCGCGTACGCTTGAGTGGTCAATTCCATCACCACCACCTTTCTATAACTTTAAACAAACACCACTTGTTCGTGGATTAGATCCTTTATGGGTAGAGAAACGTCAAGGAAATGGCAAAATGACACCTGCAGAACCACTTGGTGACATTCACATGCCAAATAACTCATTCATTCCGTTTATGATTTCTTTAGGTTCATTTGTCATGGGTTACGGTTTGATCTATCAAGTTGATGATAGTCGTTGGTTATTTGTAGCGATTGCAGGTCTCTTAATTACATTAGGATCCATGTTTGTCCGTTCTGTTAAAGATGACCTTGGCTACCATATTCATAAAGAAGATTTAGAGGAAAAGGGGGCTGGTTCTGAATGA
- a CDS encoding cytochrome (ubi)quinol oxidase subunit III: MSDEQLQTLKPGQSPHEPEKATLEGKNKFLGFWFFLGGETVLFASLFGTYLALKDKGAETKAQELFGLELVFIMTIILLTSSLTSVYAIYHMKNLDFQKMQLWLGITVLLGASFLGLEIYEFQHYVHEYHHTFTSSAFGSAFYTLVGFHGGHVLFGLLWIVTLIFRNAKRGLNLYNAPKYYVASLYWHFIDVVWVFIFTVVYLMGKVG, from the coding sequence ATGAGTGATGAGCAATTACAAACACTAAAACCAGGACAGAGTCCACATGAACCTGAAAAGGCCACCCTTGAAGGTAAAAATAAATTTTTAGGTTTTTGGTTCTTCCTTGGTGGGGAAACCGTATTATTCGCAAGTTTATTTGGGACATATTTAGCACTGAAAGACAAAGGTGCTGAAACAAAAGCACAAGAATTATTTGGTCTAGAGCTAGTATTCATCATGACCATCATTCTTTTAACAAGTTCATTAACAAGTGTATATGCCATTTACCATATGAAAAATCTTGACTTCCAAAAGATGCAACTATGGTTGGGTATCACAGTATTATTAGGAGCAAGCTTCCTAGGCCTGGAGATTTACGAGTTCCAACACTATGTGCATGAATATCATCACACATTTACATCTTCAGCCTTTGGTTCAGCCTTCTATACTCTAGTTGGTTTCCACGGAGGACACGTTTTATTTGGTCTTTTATGGATCGTAACATTGATCTTCCGTAATGCTAAGCGTGGTTTAAACCTTTATAACGCTCCAAAGTACTATGTAGCTAGTCTATATTGGCACTTTATTGACGTTGTATGGGTATTCATCTTCACAGTTGTTTATCTGATGGGAAAGGTGGGTTAA
- the ctaF gene encoding cytochrome c oxidase subunit IVB — protein MANKTSESFEFAKKKNKEEMKHHLITFASMIVFTLIAFGMVIGDFHRLFTIPVIILMAVVQVAFQLYYFMHMSHKGHGLPALMLYSGVGVAFLTILAMQTIVWW, from the coding sequence ATGGCAAACAAGACTTCAGAAAGCTTCGAATTTGCTAAGAAGAAGAACAAAGAGGAAATGAAGCATCACCTCATAACGTTTGCGTCAATGATTGTATTTACACTAATTGCCTTTGGTATGGTGATCGGTGATTTCCACCGACTATTTACAATCCCTGTTATTATTCTCATGGCAGTCGTACAAGTTGCATTTCAGCTTTACTACTTTATGCACATGAGTCATAAAGGACACGGATTGCCTGCACTTATGCTCTATTCAGGAGTAGGAGTAGCATTCCTTACCATCCTTGCTATGCAAACCATCGTTTGGTGGTGA
- the ctaG gene encoding cytochrome c oxidase assembly factor CtaG, with the protein MWLELQVFGFRALWSPYYLLFVLALAVSYYLLTGPLRHKFGNNDKPTMAQQIMFYVGLALLYIIKGSPLDLLGHIMFTAHMGQMALYYLVFPILIIKGMPTWVWEKVLYTPILRPVLKVLLKPLVALLLFNGLFSLYHIPTIFDFTKTSPLAHAIITTVILFTAFCVWLPVFAPLEELDGLSPLLKIGYIFANGVLITPACGLIIFAGEPLYSTYSDPGAWTAALSLCVPNGVLSNLSLGGPQLFSPITTMHDQQLGGIVMKITQEIVYGAILAVIFFSWFRQENTSIDPLPSES; encoded by the coding sequence ATGTGGTTAGAGTTACAAGTGTTTGGTTTTCGTGCTTTATGGAGCCCATATTACTTACTTTTTGTACTAGCACTCGCTGTTAGTTATTATTTACTAACAGGTCCATTAAGACATAAATTTGGTAACAACGATAAACCCACTATGGCACAACAAATCATGTTTTATGTAGGTCTTGCTCTTTTATATATCATTAAAGGATCACCTCTTGATTTGCTTGGTCATATTATGTTTACCGCACATATGGGACAAATGGCTTTATACTATTTAGTTTTTCCGATTCTTATTATTAAAGGAATGCCTACATGGGTCTGGGAGAAAGTTTTATATACTCCGATATTGAGACCAGTGCTAAAAGTATTGCTAAAACCTTTAGTTGCTTTATTATTGTTTAATGGATTGTTTTCACTTTATCATATCCCTACAATATTTGACTTTACTAAAACGAGTCCACTAGCACATGCGATTATTACAACAGTAATATTGTTTACTGCATTTTGTGTTTGGTTACCCGTTTTTGCACCTTTAGAAGAATTAGATGGATTATCTCCATTGCTTAAAATCGGTTATATTTTTGCTAATGGTGTTTTAATCACGCCTGCGTGTGGTTTGATTATCTTTGCTGGTGAACCATTATATAGTACTTATAGTGATCCAGGAGCTTGGACAGCTGCATTAAGCTTATGTGTACCGAATGGAGTACTAAGTAATTTGTCTCTAGGTGGTCCGCAATTATTTTCACCAATAACCACAATGCATGATCAACAGCTTGGCGGAATTGTAATGAAGATTACACAAGAGATTGTTTATGGAGCTATCCTGGCGGTTATATTCTTCTCATGGTTTAGACAGGAAAACACAAGTATTGATCCATTACCATCAGAATCCTAA
- a CDS encoding DUF420 domain-containing protein — MPLLPTLSTTFIVLSAILVAIGWTLIAKGKPIAHKKVMVAAAISALTFFIIYLSRTIFVGNTSFGGPDDIKIYYTIFLIFHIILATVGAVFGLVTLTLAFKRNIAKHRKIGPVTSIIWFFTASTGVVVYLLLYILYDGGETTSMIKAILGF; from the coding sequence ATGCCTTTATTACCAACTTTAAGTACAACCTTTATTGTATTAAGTGCTATTCTTGTGGCAATTGGTTGGACGTTAATTGCAAAGGGAAAACCAATAGCTCATAAAAAAGTTATGGTTGCAGCTGCAATTAGTGCTTTAACCTTTTTTATCATTTATTTATCAAGAACTATATTCGTTGGAAACACGAGCTTCGGTGGACCTGATGACATAAAGATTTACTATACGATCTTTCTAATCTTTCACATTATTTTAGCAACAGTAGGAGCGGTATTTGGTCTTGTTACATTAACTCTTGCTTTTAAGCGAAACATTGCCAAACATCGTAAAATTGGTCCGGTTACAAGTATCATTTGGTTCTTTACAGCTTCGACTGGTGTTGTCGTTTATCTCTTACTCTACATTCTCTATGATGGTGGAGAAACCACAAGTATGATCAAAGCAATATTAGGTTTTTAA